In Fragaria vesca subsp. vesca linkage group LG5, FraVesHawaii_1.0, whole genome shotgun sequence, the genomic stretch AGGAGTAGTTGGATCGGAGGTTGATCAAGGGAAGCGAGATGGAGCCCGACCTGGATTGCCATATCGAGCTGGAGGAGAGGAACTTGTACCTGAGGAAGTGGTGGTTGCGTGACGACAGCGGCGAGTAGATTCCGAGCCAGTCGAGCTTCGACGGCGAGTCAACGCCGGACCATTTGATCAGAACCGAGTCGCCGGATTTCGATAGCCTCGTCGTGTTTAACGACACCGAGGGTTTCTGATGGGTCGGATCGAAACAGAACCCGAGTATAAGAATGAAGAAGAAAACAAACTGCGGCGAAGCAACAACCATCGTGGTGGTGCTGGTGATTGACCCAGCAATAATGAAACTGGATAGTGTGCGGAGGAAACATTTACTGAGTTATGCAACTCACGCACTCAAGGAGACTAACGGGAGACTAACACGGACGAAATACATGCGCCAATGGAGGATCGACACGTAACCAAGACAAACGTGGAGCATGGACGCTTCGGAGCATTCCAGAACTCACGTGTATAGATCTTTTGGGAAGTTTCTCAAACTAGAAAGTTTGAACTTCATACACAATCTGATGTGTCAGGAATTCAATTACTATTTTCACTTGCTCCTGTTTGAATCTGCCCCAATGCCGTAGATGCTTGTCTCAGATGCTGTTCATCTTCATTAATCACATAAATAGCAAGACATAAAAACAAAGCAAAATATTGCAAGTGAAGATGTTTATATTGAATCATCCATCTAGCAAATTGTATGGTTCAGGATTTGGTACTGCTAGTTTTATATAGTTTAGTTCAAGTGTCAGATGTGCAGCCCTTAAAAGTAAGTTTAGTCTTTAATCTTCATTGCTTTTGAGCGCACAAAGCTGTCACTTCATTCGCAACCAAGTCCAATCAAAACTCATCGAAACAGTGTACACAAGATCTTGTGATCAACTTGCAGACGTGTTTACCAAGGTTCTTGCTTCCGCACAGTTTGAGAGTCTGCTTTTCAAGCTTGGCTCAAGAAACTCCCTTGATCCAACTTGAGGGGGAGTGCTGAGATCAGCTTACTTGTGATACACATCTCCTCTCAATCTTTCTGTCATTGACCCTTGTTTTAGGGCTCCTCCATGCTCTTCAGCATGTGTGCATGTGTAAATGTGTAGATCCATATTTATAGGCAGAAAGTAAGGAACTGCTGGTAGATAGGATGTTGTGGTTCTTAGCTTGTTTCCTTCTCTTCTATACGTACCTACCTCTGTAAGTTTACAACACAGTTAGTAAAATACAGGCCCGTTCACTTGCGGGACGATTTTTACGGGACAAAATGATATCAGCCCTCCGATTTGGTTAGTTTAGATCTAATGGCTCTAAATCATTAAACTAAAACTCTTCTGTTCATCATTCCAACCCAGGTCTCAAACACATTACCTCTTCACCTCCATCTTCTAAAATCTTCAGATATAGGAAAGGAAACCCCGAGACAAGTTAGATGGAACATGATTCCAAGAGGCAAGACTACAGATGCACAAGGTTAATTACAAACACCACAAAAAACTACAATGAGATTTCATAAAGATGGCCGCCACCACTAAAGCCGCTGCTGCAAGTCATGCAAAACCTTCACTTCCGGCTTCACTCCTTCCATACCCAATTTGATCTTCCAATTTAATCTCATATCTAAGGCAGAAATTTATGCACCAATAATGAAATCATGGATGAGATCATAAGTTCATCCCTTTGGATTTAATCCAAATTTGAAGCATCCTACCTCAATAAAGCAATGATCTTGGGTACTTGTAGATTAGAAAAGAATGAATCATGGGTTTTAGCTAAACCCAGAATTTAAGACGTTGTGGAAATCCAGATGAGCATATACAGGGAGAGAAGGATAGAAAGGGAACAACGAAGGAAGAAGATGGGAAATGAATTCGGTGTGGGTTGTGTGGATTCACAAAGGTTTGTGGAGTCCCTTTCAGCCGTTGGATCTGATTCATTTAAATCAAATGGCTATAAGCTAGGTATCCCATTTTGTCCCGTAAAAGTTGTCCCGCAGGTGAGCGGGCCTGTAGTAAAATATATTCATCTTCTCCATTTAAATCTTCTTTAATAGATACGGTGTGTATCTCCATATACATATATAAATAGTCAAGATTAGAGGAAATAATATAGAAACATGGTGGTCAAACATATGAATTGTTATGAACGGTTAAGATTGTGTCGTATAAATACACGTCGTGCATACAAGAATTATGTCTTCTTTAATAATCTTCTCTTCCACGTGTTATCTTCTTCGCCCCACCAAACAACCACACACCGCCCTCGATCTGCCTATCAGAGAGCAACGTAGAAATGACTATTTCTGTAACTGTCGAGACAATATGCATCGTAATTTCTTTAGTTTTCTAACACACGGTTACACGATATCTTCTGCTTTCTTTCCATCCATCCATCCATTTTCACAAACGTAAACGTTGCACTAAATTTGACAAGGACCACTGCAACGCCAGTCTATAGAAATTGAATTCTCATCCCCTCCGACCTTGCCAATTCACACACTCTACCTAACCTTCATTACGTTCACACCTCACTTCCCATCCAATTTATTTGACCGTTCACTCGTATATTAGTGCTCTGTTTTCCCCTGTATTCTCATTCACCCCAACACCCTGAACAGAGTTCATAAGTGTAAGTTTTGATCATGGCTAAGAATGATGTGAAGCTTATAGGAGCATGGCCGAGCCCATTTGTGTTGAGGGCTCGTATTGCCTTGAACGTCAAGTCTGTAGAGTACGAGTTTCTTCAGGAGACATTGGGAACCAAGAGTGAGCTTCTGCTCAAATCGAACCCTGTTCACAAGAAAATCCCTGTTCTGATTCATAATGACAAACCCATCTGTGAATCTCTTATCATTGTGGAGTACATCGACGAGGCTTGGGCCTCTGGCCCGTCCATCCTGCCTTCTGATCCCTACGACCGCGCCATTGCCAGATTCTGGGCTGCTTATATCGATGAGAAGGTATGTTGTATACATTATTTGGTTATGATTTAGATCCATTCATGAATGTGATTTACTTTTCTTTGTTTGAGTGTTGTAATTTGGTTGAGCATAGATGCTAGTTGTGCATGGAATGAACAAGTATATATGTTCATGGCTAGAGGCAAACAGTGAAACAAATTATATGATAATTCTTGAAATATCTATAAAATTTGCTGATATATATGTATGACTCAGTTTTGTGAATGCAATATATCTGCTTTGAAAGTTGGATCCTTGAAAGTTTGGAAGAAGCTAACACTTTGAATTGCATGTGGATTTTGTTTATAGATCTGGTAGAGCTAGTTAGATAGTATGTCCATCTCCTTGGAGACTTGTTTGGCCATTTCGGGTTACATCTCGGGAGAAGTAGACTACAGATGTTCTTGATTAAAACATATTTGGAAGTCTGATCTAATAAACTTATTCGATTCAAAAATGACATTTTGAATCAGATGTTAAGTTGTACTTCTCATGCTTTTGACAAACTTGGTCTAGTAGATGAACAAATTGGAGCGAGAGAATTCTGTCTCTCCTTGTCAAAATATGTATTCATATTTTTAAGATGCTTTGGCCGGATAATGTAACTGGTTTTAGGTGATGCTGTTATTGTTGATGAGGCATTTTGTACCATAGACAATGGTTATCTTGGATTAATGATGACATGGGTGCTATGTACTTGTAGTGGTTCCCGGCGATGAAAGGCATCGCTGCCGCTACAGATGACGAGGCGAGGAAGGCAGCAGTGGGGCAAGTGGCAGAAGGTCTAGCGCTGTTGGAGGAAGCATTTCAAAAGATCAGCAAAGGAAAGAGTTTCTTTGGGGGAGATCACATTGGTTACCTTGACATTGCATTTGGGGGACTTTTGGGGTGGTTTAGAGTGACTGAGGGAATGGGTGGGATCAAGCTGATTAACGAAACAAAGACGCCGGGGTTGCTAAAATGGGCTGAGAAGTTTGCTGCAGATCCTGCCGTGAAAGATGTTCTGCCAGAGATAGAGAAGCTTACTGAGTTTAGTAAGGTTATTGTAGCCAAATTAAGAGCGGCTGCAACTTCTGGGGCAAAGTAATTAATCTAGTGTTCAAT encodes the following:
- the LOC101306051 gene encoding glutathione S-transferase U18-like, whose protein sequence is MAKNDVKLIGAWPSPFVLRARIALNVKSVEYEFLQETLGTKSELLLKSNPVHKKIPVLIHNDKPICESLIIVEYIDEAWASGPSILPSDPYDRAIARFWAAYIDEKWFPAMKGIAAATDDEARKAAVGQVAEGLALLEEAFQKISKGKSFFGGDHIGYLDIAFGGLLGWFRVTEGMGGIKLINETKTPGLLKWAEKFAADPAVKDVLPEIEKLTEFSKVIVAKLRAAATSGAK